A genomic window from Cucumis melo cultivar AY chromosome 8, USDA_Cmelo_AY_1.0, whole genome shotgun sequence includes:
- the LOC107991912 gene encoding uncharacterized protein LOC107991912 — protein MDPSDTVHPANVDDREDFLSGPNRRGRENSKSPPMCLLYGHILAENQPSDDAAFGKQDLYCSFEANGVILGGQENEQGQCVFDIYFSQDNRDYLVKLVFGPMLELSDEDSQQEERELESDFYCDDGEETYEDYENDSDEEIFEDEQSDDPELTGYRVCNLYFPGERYYVVRLVFEEEEGEDRFLEEDDRFLFKKLQRAAEISYDGEEEEEEEEIPATDDKSSGDLPEIVSENSSKLMELKIEEHDDDVRIEHPETAKGTENGNNDQDQSSGNFVDPLIILEQQNHLITRIVAV, from the coding sequence ATGGATCCCTCCGATACCGTACATCCGGCCAATGTTGACGACCGCGAGGACTTTCTTTCTGGTCCGAACAGAAGGGGAAGAGAAAATTCCAAATCACCGCCAATGTGTTTGCTTTATGGACATATCCTGGCTGAAAATCAGCCTTCCGACGACGCCGCTTTCGGGAAGCAAGATCTTTATTGTTCGTTTGAAGCCAATGGAGTAATCCTCGGTGGCCAAGAGAACGAACAAGGCCAATGTGTTTTCGATATATACTTTTCGCAAGATAATCGTGATTATCTGGTGAAATTAGTTTTTGGTCCAATGCTTGAATTATCTGATGAAGATTCGCAGCAAGAAGAAAGAGAATTAGAAAGTGATTTCTACTGTGATGATGGAGAAGAAACTTATGAAGATTACGAGAACGATTCTGATGAAGAAATTTTCGAAGATGAACAGAGTGACGATCCAGAACTTACCGGTTATCGCGTTTGTAATTTATATTTTCCTGGAGAACGTTACTATGTTGTCCGATTAGTttttgaggaagaagaaggagaagatagGTTTCTTGAGGAAGATGATAGGTTTCTTTTCAAGAAACTACAGCGAGCAGCGGAAATTTCATATgacggagaagaagaagaagaagaagaagaaattccGGCAACCGACGATAAATCCTCCGGTGATTTACCGGAAATTGTATCGGAGAATTCAAGTAAACTGATGGAATTAAAGATCGAAGAACATGACGATGATGTTAGAATCGAGCATCCAGAAACGGCAAAAGGAACCGAAAACGGAAATAATGATCAAGATCAATCGTCTGGTAATTTCGTCGATCCTCTGATTATATTAGAACAACAGAATCATCTAATAACAAGGATTGTTGCTGTTTAA
- the LOC103500834 gene encoding uncharacterized protein LOC103500834, translating into MATIIKSSIQFPRFSIGTGQRRRSQMSNFAVQVLLGRWFTAFASLLIMSVSGASYMFALYSSDIKSSLNYDQTTLNLVGFFKDLGSNVGVFSGLINEITPPWVVLFIGGVMNFFGYFMIWLSVTHRISKPKLPAMCLFIFLGANSQTFANTGALIPSVKNFPQNRGNVLGLLKGFVGLSGAILTQIYHAFYGDDSKDFILLIAWLPTAVSLLLLRIVRVVEVNPIFKSNDLKNFYSMLYISLGLAGFLMILIIIQNELMFTRIQYLVCVFVLLAFLFLPLVVVIREEFSIRKRKLQGVDVTSWLPVPSDQSPAELPLPRPSSLRTTDIALTNPSSCFENVFRPPERGEDYTILQAIFSVDMLILFFTTICGAGGTLTAIDNLGQIGSSLGYSTHTISTFTSLVSIWGFLGRAFSGYASEFLWTKYNFSRPLFLTFVLLLSCFGHLLISSGVPTSIYFASVIIGFCFGAQWPLIFAIVSELFGLKYYATLYSISGIASPIGSYIFNVKVAGYLYDQEARKQIGAIGLRNVAGRDLACKGVHCYRLAFLIISASTMFGCFVSFILVLRTWKFYKGDIYKKFRDERKESK; encoded by the coding sequence ATGGCCACCATTATAAAATCTTCAATTCAGTTCCCAAGATTCAGCATCGGAACTGGGCAAAGAAGACGATCGCAGATGTCGAATTTCGCCGTCCAAGTTCTATTGGGCCGATGGTTCACCGCCTTCGCTTCTTTACTCATCATGTCCGTTTCCGGTGCCTCCTACATGTTCGCACTTTACTCCTCCGACATCAAATCCTCCTTGAATTACGATCAGACCACTCTCAACCTCGTCGGCTTCTTTAAGGATCTGGGTTCCAACGTTGGAGTCTTTTCCGGTCTTATTAATGAAATTACCCCGCCTTGGGTTGTTCTCTTCATCGGTGGGGTAATGAATTTCTTTGGCTATTTCATGATTTGGCTGTCTGTCACTCACCGTATCTCCAAACCCAAATTGCCCGCGATGTGTTTGTTTATATTCCTAGGTGCAAATTCTCAGACATTTGCCAATACTGGGGCTTTGATACCTTCTGTGAAGAATTTCCCTCAGAATCGAGGTAATGTATTGGGTTTATTGAAAGGGTTTGTTGGGTTAAGTGGGGCAATCTTGACTCAGATTTATCATGCTTTTTATGGGGATGATTCGAAGGATTTTATCTTGCTTATTGCTTGGCTGCCTACTGCTGTTTCTTTACTGCTTCTTCGGATTGTTAGAGTAGTGGAAGTGAACCCAATATTCAAATCCAATGATCTGAAAAATTTCTATTCTATGCTCTACATTTCCCTTGGTCTGGCTGGCTTCCTCATGATTTTGATTATTATCCAAAACGAGCTCATGTTTACTAGAATTCAGTATTTGGTTTGTGTGTTTGTTCTTCTAgcgtttctttttcttccccttGTTGTTGTTATAAGAGAAGAATTCAGCATTAGGAAAAGGAAATTGCAAGGTGTGGATGTTACTTCTTGGCTTCCGGTTCCATCAGACCAATCTCCAGCTGAATTACCGTTGCCTAGACCTTCAAGTTTGCGAACGACTGACATAGCTTTAACCAACCCAAGTTCTTGCTTCGAAAACGTGTTCAGACCGCCGGAAAGAGGAGAGGACTACACCATTTTACAAGCAATCTTCAGTGTAGATATGTTGATTCTGTTTTTTACCACAATTTGTGGGGCTGGTGGGACTTTGACTGCAATCGACAACCTGGGTCAGATAGGCAGCTCCCTTGGCTACTCAACTCATACCATTTCTACTTTCACTTCTCTAGTGAGTATATGGGGCTTTCTCGGTCGAGCATTTTCGGGTTATGCTTCTGAATTCTTATGGACGAAGTATAACTTCTCTCGCCCTTTGTTCCTCACTTTTGTCCTTCTTCTCTCTTGCTTTGGCCATCTTCTAATTTCCTCTGGAGTCCCAACCTCCATTTATTTTGCTTCTGTGATCATTGGATTTTGCTTTGGAGCACAGTGGCCATTGATTTTCGCCATTGTTTCTGAATTATTTGGCTTGAAATACTATGCAACTTTATATAGCATTAGTGGAATTGCTAGCCCAATTGGTTCATACATTTTCAATGTGAAAGTAGCTGGCTATTTATACGACCAAGAGGCTAGAAAGCAAATAGGAGCGATCGGTCTTAGAAATGTAGCTGGTAGAGACTTAGCCTGCAAGGGCGTCCATTGTTACAGATTAGCTTTTCTCATTATCTCTGCTTCAACCATGTTCGGTTGTTTTGTTTCATTCATTTTGGTGCTCCGAACTTGGAAATTCTACAAGGGTGATATCTACAAGAAGTTTAGAGATGAAAGAAAGGAATCAAAGTAA